The Pseudoxanthobacter soli DSM 19599 genome contains a region encoding:
- a CDS encoding GNAT family N-acetyltransferase, giving the protein MSGAPGRAPAVIVPMAARHREGWEKLYRAYAAFYAVPMTDEILGRTWGWLMDPGHPEEGLAAEDADGTLVGLAHFRPYPDPLRGCDIGFFDDLFVDPSARGRGIARQLIEAVATVARERGWPQVSWLTAQDNASARALYDQLARATTWVTYEMLP; this is encoded by the coding sequence ATGAGCGGCGCGCCCGGGAGGGCCCCGGCGGTCATCGTTCCGATGGCCGCCCGGCATCGCGAGGGCTGGGAAAAGCTCTACCGCGCCTATGCCGCCTTCTATGCGGTGCCGATGACGGACGAGATCCTCGGGCGCACCTGGGGCTGGCTGATGGACCCCGGCCACCCCGAGGAAGGCCTCGCGGCCGAGGATGCCGATGGCACCCTCGTCGGCCTCGCGCATTTCCGGCCCTATCCGGACCCGCTGCGCGGCTGCGACATCGGCTTCTTCGACGACCTGTTCGTCGATCCCTCGGCCCGCGGGCGCGGCATCGCGCGCCAGCTGATCGAGGCGGTCGCCACCGTCGCCCGCGAGCGCGGCTGGCCTCAGGTGAGCTGGCTCACGGCGCAGGACAATGCCTCCGCCCGCGCGCTCTACGACCAGCTGGCGCGGGCCACCACCTGGGTGACCTACGAGATGCTACCCTGA
- a CDS encoding UvrD-helicase domain-containing protein: MTLPDGLFHADLHVHSKYSRATSRDLDLEHLAWWAARKGIAVVGTGDCVHPAWLAEIKAKLVPDGHGLFRLKPEIETEIWKTLPAICRRPVRFMLSTEISTIYKKGDRTRKVHHLIYVPDLASADRLAASLGRIGNIASDGRPILGLDSRDLLEVALQSGPGSYLVPAHIWTPWFAALGSQSGFDSIAECYGDLAPHIFAVETGLSSDPAMNWRVSFLDRYRLTSNSDAHSPGKLGREATRFSCAPDYFAIRRALETGEGYHGTVEFFPEEGKYHMDGHRNCGVRLDPKETIALGGLCPVCGGRVTVGVAHRVEMLADRSEAEATPPETAGEAASLVPLPEILSEIVGGGVATKAVAAAYDRATATLGPELSLLDEVPLEDVARANPLLGEAIARLRTGSVIRDAGYDGEYGVIRLFGDGELDGLTKGALLFDAPLRRRAKKTAAAVPGPQEGAESHPAPAPAAPSGRSGLLAALDEDQCRAAEAAGPLVVVAGPGSGKTRMLAHRIAHLVAERGVPATSCLAVTFTRRACEELRTRLAALLGRRAGTVAVHTFHSLGLAILRSHGAALGLGPQFRVADAAACAGLLAEEMGLKPGEAARLVKALSVARRTGEIGDARTAEALATLRRLGREHGFVDVDDLVALSAELLETDAACAAIWRQRFAHIAVDEFQDIDAGQYRLVRLIAPSGDGLCAIGDPDQAIYGFRGADAACFARFAEDYPAAGTVRLARNYRSSGTIVVASTQALGGGDAQAMRPPGEAVGLHVAEDERAEAAFVSETIEGLLGGHDMLAAHAGKPGRRKGGPSLGFADFAVLYRTDQQAAALREAFDKAGIPHAKSSPAPIAGHPAVRAVLAALEEVPAADLPAGIAAAVERVRGQSVSADDVTGATGHIDAAGLAEARAWLDHLAASDAVAGDAARFREQVALATEADFHDPRADRVSLLTMHAAKGLEFPVVFVVGLEAGLMPFSFDGGMPDPASAAEERRLLYVAMTRAKDRLYLSRASRRGGREPSASPFLAAIDPALLAPTAGTRRKPRARQFSLF, from the coding sequence ATGACCCTGCCCGACGGCCTGTTCCACGCCGACCTGCACGTCCACTCGAAATATTCCCGCGCCACCAGTCGCGATCTCGACCTCGAGCACCTCGCCTGGTGGGCGGCGCGCAAGGGCATCGCGGTGGTCGGCACCGGCGATTGCGTCCATCCGGCGTGGCTTGCGGAGATCAAGGCCAAGCTGGTGCCGGACGGGCACGGGCTGTTCCGCCTGAAGCCGGAGATCGAGACCGAGATCTGGAAGACGCTGCCGGCGATCTGCCGGCGGCCGGTGCGCTTCATGCTCTCGACCGAGATCTCCACGATCTACAAGAAGGGCGACCGCACCCGAAAGGTGCACCACCTGATCTACGTGCCGGATCTCGCCTCCGCAGACCGGCTCGCGGCGAGCCTCGGCCGCATCGGCAACATCGCCTCCGACGGGCGCCCGATCCTTGGCCTCGATTCCCGCGATCTCCTTGAAGTCGCGCTGCAGTCCGGCCCCGGCTCCTATCTGGTGCCGGCCCATATCTGGACGCCGTGGTTCGCCGCGCTGGGCTCGCAGTCGGGTTTCGATTCCATCGCCGAATGCTACGGCGACCTCGCGCCCCACATCTTCGCGGTCGAGACCGGGCTTTCTTCCGACCCGGCGATGAACTGGCGCGTCTCGTTCCTCGACCGCTACCGCCTCACGTCCAATTCGGACGCGCATTCGCCCGGAAAACTCGGGCGCGAGGCGACGCGCTTTTCCTGCGCGCCGGACTATTTCGCCATCCGCCGGGCGCTCGAAACCGGCGAGGGCTATCACGGCACGGTCGAGTTCTTCCCCGAGGAGGGCAAGTATCACATGGACGGGCACCGCAACTGCGGCGTCCGGCTCGACCCGAAAGAGACCATCGCGCTTGGCGGCCTCTGCCCCGTCTGCGGCGGGCGCGTCACGGTCGGTGTCGCCCACCGGGTGGAGATGCTGGCCGATCGCAGCGAGGCGGAAGCGACCCCGCCGGAAACCGCGGGTGAGGCGGCGAGCCTCGTGCCGCTGCCGGAAATCCTGTCCGAGATCGTCGGCGGCGGTGTCGCCACCAAGGCGGTCGCGGCCGCCTATGACCGTGCGACCGCCACACTCGGCCCGGAGTTGTCGCTCCTGGACGAGGTGCCGCTCGAAGACGTGGCGCGGGCCAATCCCCTGCTCGGCGAGGCCATCGCGCGGCTGAGGACCGGCAGCGTGATCCGCGATGCCGGCTATGACGGCGAATATGGTGTGATCCGCCTGTTCGGCGACGGCGAGCTCGACGGCCTGACGAAGGGGGCGCTTTTGTTCGACGCGCCCCTCCGCCGCCGCGCGAAGAAGACGGCGGCGGCCGTGCCCGGCCCGCAGGAAGGCGCGGAGAGCCATCCGGCGCCGGCTCCGGCGGCTCCATCCGGCCGCAGCGGCCTTCTCGCCGCCCTCGACGAGGATCAATGCCGCGCGGCCGAGGCCGCCGGCCCGCTCGTGGTCGTCGCCGGGCCGGGCTCGGGCAAGACACGGATGCTGGCGCATCGCATCGCTCACCTCGTCGCCGAGCGGGGTGTGCCCGCCACGTCGTGCCTCGCGGTCACCTTCACCCGGCGGGCCTGCGAGGAACTGCGCACCCGCCTCGCCGCGCTCCTCGGCCGCCGCGCGGGGACGGTCGCCGTCCACACGTTCCATTCCCTCGGCCTCGCGATCCTCAGAAGCCACGGTGCGGCGCTGGGCCTCGGCCCGCAGTTCCGCGTCGCCGATGCGGCTGCTTGCGCCGGGCTGCTGGCTGAGGAGATGGGCCTGAAACCGGGCGAGGCGGCGCGGCTCGTCAAAGCCTTGTCGGTCGCCCGGCGCACCGGCGAGATCGGCGACGCCCGCACGGCGGAGGCGCTCGCCACCCTGCGCCGGCTCGGCCGTGAGCACGGCTTCGTCGATGTCGACGATCTCGTCGCGCTGTCGGCCGAACTCCTCGAAACGGACGCGGCCTGTGCCGCCATATGGCGGCAGCGGTTCGCCCACATCGCGGTGGATGAGTTCCAGGACATCGACGCTGGGCAATACCGTCTGGTCCGCCTGATCGCGCCTTCCGGCGACGGCCTCTGCGCGATCGGCGACCCCGATCAGGCGATCTACGGCTTTCGAGGTGCCGATGCCGCCTGCTTCGCCCGCTTCGCCGAGGACTATCCGGCGGCCGGGACGGTCCGGCTCGCCCGCAACTATCGCTCCTCGGGAACCATCGTCGTGGCCTCGACCCAGGCGCTCGGTGGCGGCGATGCGCAGGCGATGCGGCCGCCGGGCGAGGCCGTCGGCCTTCATGTCGCCGAGGACGAGCGCGCCGAAGCGGCGTTCGTCTCCGAGACCATCGAAGGTTTGCTCGGCGGTCACGACATGCTCGCCGCCCACGCCGGCAAGCCCGGCCGCAGGAAGGGCGGGCCCTCCCTCGGTTTTGCCGATTTCGCCGTGCTCTACCGCACGGACCAGCAGGCGGCGGCGTTGCGGGAGGCCTTCGACAAGGCCGGCATTCCCCATGCCAAGAGTTCGCCGGCCCCGATCGCCGGCCATCCAGCGGTGCGCGCCGTGCTCGCGGCTCTGGAAGAGGTTCCCGCGGCCGATCTCCCCGCCGGGATCGCCGCTGCGGTCGAGCGGGTGAGGGGGCAATCGGTGTCGGCTGACGACGTGACCGGTGCCACCGGGCATATCGACGCCGCCGGACTTGCCGAGGCGAGGGCCTGGCTCGATCACCTCGCCGCGTCTGATGCGGTCGCCGGCGACGCGGCGCGCTTTCGCGAGCAGGTCGCGCTCGCGACCGAGGCGGATTTCCACGATCCGAGGGCCGACCGCGTGTCGCTCCTCACCATGCACGCCGCGAAGGGGCTGGAATTTCCGGTGGTGTTTGTGGTGGGGCTCGAGGCCGGCCTGATGCCGTTCTCGTTCGACGGCGGCATGCCCGACCCGGCCTCGGCGGCGGAGGAGCGGCGTCTGCTCTATGTCGCGATGACGCGGGCGAAGGATCGGCTCTATCTCAGCCGGGCGTCACGGCGCGGCGGGCGCGAGCCGTCGGCGTCGCCCTTCCTCGCCGCCATCGATCCGGCTCTCCTCGCGCCCACGGCCGGGACGCGCCGAAAGCCGCGTGCCCGGCAGTTCAGCCTGTTCTGA
- a CDS encoding adenosine kinase yields the protein MTSPRLDALCIGNAIVDVLGRVDDDFIVREGLVKGEMRLVDAARSTEIYGRLGQVVRMSGGSAGNTAFGVGSLGGNVAYIGKVAADDLGRAYAHDLSSLGIAFATQPLEGGAPTAVSIILITPDGERTMNTYLGACQSLTVADVEADADAIGAAATTYLEGYLWDPPAAKEAFRRAAAIAHANDRQVAITLSDSFCVDRHRAEFLSLIRTGTVDIVFANEHELKALYETADIATAIEALRQDCAVAAVTLGAEGSLAVTREETHHVKATPIESVVDLTGAGDLYASGFLFGLARGLDLAGCASLGGLCAAEVIGQVGPRPMRSLSELASQAGFAF from the coding sequence ATGACTTCCCCTCGCCTCGACGCGCTGTGTATCGGCAATGCCATCGTGGACGTGCTCGGACGCGTCGACGACGACTTCATCGTGCGGGAAGGTCTTGTGAAGGGCGAGATGCGGCTGGTGGACGCCGCGCGCTCGACGGAAATCTACGGCCGCCTCGGCCAGGTCGTTCGGATGTCCGGCGGTTCGGCCGGGAATACCGCCTTCGGCGTCGGTTCGCTGGGCGGCAACGTCGCCTATATCGGCAAGGTCGCCGCCGACGATCTCGGCCGCGCCTATGCTCACGACCTGTCGAGCCTCGGCATCGCCTTCGCGACGCAGCCGCTCGAAGGCGGCGCGCCGACCGCGGTCAGCATCATCCTGATCACGCCCGACGGCGAGCGCACCATGAACACCTATCTCGGTGCCTGCCAGTCCCTGACGGTCGCGGACGTCGAGGCCGACGCGGACGCCATCGGCGCCGCCGCCACCACCTATCTCGAGGGCTACCTGTGGGATCCGCCGGCGGCGAAGGAGGCCTTCCGCCGCGCCGCCGCGATCGCCCATGCCAACGACCGGCAGGTCGCGATCACGCTGTCGGATTCGTTCTGCGTCGACCGGCACCGAGCTGAGTTCCTGTCGCTGATCCGCACCGGCACCGTCGACATCGTTTTCGCCAACGAGCACGAACTGAAGGCGCTTTACGAGACCGCCGACATCGCCACCGCCATCGAGGCGCTGCGGCAGGACTGCGCGGTTGCCGCGGTGACGCTCGGCGCGGAAGGCTCGCTCGCCGTGACGCGCGAGGAGACCCACCACGTCAAGGCGACGCCAATCGAGAGCGTCGTCGACCTGACCGGCGCGGGCGATCTCTATGCCTCCGGCTTCCTGTTCGGTCTCGCCCGCGGGCTCGATCTTGCCGGCTGCGCCTCGCTCGGCGGCCTGTGCGCCGCGGAGGTGATCGGTCAGGTCGGCCCGCGGCCGATGCGCTCGCTGTCCGAACTCGCCTCGCAGGCGGGCTTCGCGTTCTGA